The proteins below are encoded in one region of Brachyspira intermedia PWS/A:
- a CDS encoding heavy-metal-associated domain-containing protein — protein MESIIILSIIIIIAVFAVINYIKKIKSGNCCSSEGAFQAIEKVKVKDKNKNNYPYKQIIKIGGMTCTHCAKIIENNFNKIEDVYAKVSFDNEEAIILTKKQLDNKVFEDAIKESGYRYYIKN, from the coding sequence ATGGAAAGCATAATAATACTATCAATCATAATTATAATAGCAGTATTCGCTGTGATAAATTATATAAAAAAGATTAAATCAGGAAACTGCTGTTCATCAGAAGGAGCATTTCAAGCAATAGAAAAAGTTAAAGTAAAAGATAAAAACAAGAATAATTATCCATATAAACAAATAATTAAAATAGGAGGTATGACTTGTACGCATTGTGCTAAGATAATAGAGAATAATTTTAATAAAATTGAAGATGTATATGCAAAAGTAAGTTTTGATAATGAAGAAGCCATCATATTAACTAAAAAGCAATTAGATAATAAAGTATTTGAAGATGCTATAAAAGAATCAGGATATAGATATTATATAAAAAATTAA
- the xerD gene encoding site-specific tyrosine recombinase XerD has protein sequence MSVKQVSDQEILSMYLNYEAVEKGLSSNTLESYKRDIVIYLDFLSRNKKSILKATRKDIEKFLSERKEQGSKSRTVARNKVSIVNLYKFLVMENYISKNPTDNLEVIRLKRVLPESLTDTEVDDLLAVHNEKTDKGLRDKAIFELMYSSGLRVSEICSLKIDDIFFEGKYLKICGKGKRERIVPINDRALDILQRYIQTSRVIMVKGKKTSELFLNFRGDKISRVGIWKIVKEAMKKSKIEKNIYPHTLRHSFATHLIQHGADLRAVQRMLGHSDITTTEIYTHVDSSHLKKQIAKHPKHSKHARQNTNI, from the coding sequence ATGTCAGTAAAACAGGTTTCCGATCAAGAAATATTATCAATGTATTTAAATTATGAAGCAGTGGAGAAAGGATTATCTTCCAATACTTTAGAATCTTATAAAAGAGATATTGTAATATATCTTGATTTTTTAAGCAGAAATAAAAAATCTATTTTAAAAGCTACAAGAAAAGATATTGAAAAATTTTTAAGTGAAAGAAAAGAGCAAGGTTCAAAGTCAAGAACTGTGGCAAGAAATAAAGTAAGTATAGTTAACCTTTATAAATTTTTAGTAATGGAGAATTATATTTCTAAAAATCCTACAGACAATTTAGAGGTTATTAGATTAAAAAGGGTATTGCCTGAATCTCTTACAGATACAGAAGTAGATGATTTGCTTGCAGTTCATAATGAGAAAACTGATAAAGGATTAAGAGATAAAGCTATATTTGAACTTATGTATTCTTCAGGACTTAGAGTAAGTGAAATTTGTTCTTTAAAAATTGATGATATATTTTTTGAAGGAAAGTATTTAAAGATATGCGGTAAGGGTAAGAGAGAGAGAATCGTGCCTATTAATGACAGAGCTTTAGATATTTTACAGAGATATATTCAAACCAGCAGGGTGATAATGGTGAAGGGTAAAAAGACTTCAGAATTATTTCTAAACTTTAGAGGAGATAAAATTTCTAGAGTAGGTATTTGGAAAATAGTTAAAGAGGCTATGAAAAAAAGTAAAATAGAAAAAAATATTTATCCTCATACTTTAAGACATAGTTTTGCAACACATCTTATACAGCATGGTGCAGATTTAAGAGCAGTACAAAGAATGCTTGGACATTCAGATATTACAACAACAGAAATTTATACTCATGTTGATTCTTCACATCTAAAAAAACAAATAGCAAAACACCCTAAACATTCTAAACATGCTAGACAAAACACTAATATATAA
- a CDS encoding aminotransferase class I/II-fold pyridoxal phosphate-dependent enzyme, giving the protein MNKEIFLDKNENPYKPSKNIIKELEKFDIDSLRFFPEYSPQQLDEEMSKYLNVENNNIISVNGMYEAFACIINSYDKYKIFIQEPYRDLYTRIFLYYKMHYEVIEAREDYNICLKKHIRNKNSIIIASNPNAETGMFINIKEIEEFLKHYEGIYVIDESYINFAGESAIKLINEYKNLIIIRSIAHSHSLSGLNINFIISNSENIENMSKLRQKYGINKISETITLAALRDEKTSYNNIFDIVLERERLDTLLSKEGFIVVPSRANFLLIKHVNKTSDYIYEELIKRNIFVKKYDKENILANFLRVTVSTHKINNMFLNELKDIIYT; this is encoded by the coding sequence ATGAACAAAGAAATTTTTTTAGACAAAAATGAAAATCCATACAAGCCGTCCAAAAACATCATTAAAGAGCTTGAAAAATTTGATATTGATTCTCTAAGATTCTTTCCTGAGTATAGCCCTCAGCAATTAGATGAAGAAATGTCTAAATATCTTAATGTGGAAAATAATAATATAATTTCTGTTAATGGTATGTATGAAGCTTTCGCCTGTATTATTAACTCTTATGATAAATACAAAATATTTATTCAAGAGCCTTACAGAGATTTATATACAAGAATTTTTCTATATTATAAAATGCATTATGAGGTAATTGAAGCTAGAGAAGATTATAACATTTGTCTTAAAAAACATATAAGAAATAAAAATTCTATAATAATAGCAAGCAACCCTAATGCTGAAACAGGAATGTTCATCAATATAAAAGAAATAGAAGAGTTCCTAAAACATTATGAAGGAATATATGTTATAGATGAATCATATATAAACTTTGCAGGAGAAAGTGCTATAAAATTAATTAATGAATATAAAAATTTAATTATAATAAGATCCATTGCACATTCTCATTCTTTATCTGGACTTAATATTAACTTTATAATATCCAATTCAGAAAATATAGAAAACATGTCAAAATTAAGACAGAAATACGGAATAAATAAAATATCCGAAACTATAACTCTTGCTGCTTTGAGAGATGAAAAAACTTCGTATAATAATATATTCGATATAGTTTTAGAGAGAGAAAGATTGGATACTTTACTAAGCAAAGAAGGTTTTATAGTAGTGCCTTCAAGAGCGAATTTCCTTTTAATAAAACATGTAAATAAAACATCTGATTATATATACGAAGAACTTATAAAAAGAAATATATTCGTAAAAAAATATGATAAAGAAAACATACTAGCTAATTTTCTAAGGGTTACAGTATCAACTCATAAAATAAATAACATGTTTTTGAATGAGCTAAAAGACATCATATATACCTAA
- a CDS encoding D-2-hydroxyacid dehydrogenase — translation MNKPKIVVLDGFILNPGDISWAEIESISDLTVYDRTDYNKVYEAAKDAWGILNSKVVIDKKLMQSLPNLKYIGMLATGYNVVDIEAAKELGITVTNVRGYGPQSVAQLVMAFVLSLSFRIVEHNNQVHNGDWIKCKDYSFSSYPLMEIENKTMGIFGFGDIGKEVAKMAKAMGMKVLVYSISKKENVENASSIDELFERADFLSLNAPLNKETENIVNIDLLSKMKKTAFLINTSRGGVIVEKDLAYALNNDIIAGAALDVLSKEPPTEDNPLLTAKNCYITPHFAGNTLEARTRLMHKVYENIKAFLEGNPINVLTK, via the coding sequence ATGAATAAACCAAAAATAGTAGTGCTTGACGGATTTATATTGAATCCGGGAGATATATCTTGGGCAGAAATAGAAAGCATATCTGATTTAACTGTTTATGATAGAACTGATTATAATAAAGTGTATGAAGCAGCTAAAGATGCTTGGGGAATATTAAACAGTAAAGTTGTAATTGATAAAAAGTTAATGCAGTCGCTTCCAAATTTAAAATATATAGGAATGCTTGCTACAGGATATAATGTTGTGGATATTGAAGCTGCTAAAGAATTAGGAATTACTGTTACTAATGTAAGAGGATACGGCCCGCAGTCTGTGGCTCAGCTTGTGATGGCTTTTGTATTATCTCTTTCTTTTAGGATAGTTGAACATAATAATCAGGTTCATAATGGCGATTGGATAAAATGCAAAGATTATTCTTTTAGTTCTTATCCTTTAATGGAGATAGAAAATAAAACTATGGGTATATTTGGATTTGGAGATATAGGAAAAGAAGTTGCAAAAATGGCTAAGGCAATGGGAATGAAAGTTTTAGTTTATTCAATAAGTAAAAAAGAGAATGTTGAAAATGCTTCTAGTATAGATGAACTTTTTGAGAGAGCCGATTTTTTATCTCTTAATGCACCTTTAAATAAAGAAACAGAAAATATTGTTAATATAGATTTGCTTTCAAAGATGAAAAAAACAGCATTTTTAATCAATACTTCAAGGGGCGGAGTGATAGTTGAAAAAGATTTGGCTTATGCTTTGAATAATGATATTATAGCTGGTGCCGCTTTAGATGTGCTTTCAAAAGAGCCTCCTACAGAAGATAATCCTTTGCTTACTGCTAAGAATTGTTATATAACTCCGCATTTTGCAGGCAATACTTTAGAGGCTAGAACTAGACTCATGCATAAAGTTTATGAGAATATAAAAGCATTTTTGGAAGGAAATCCTATAAATGTTTTAACTAAATAA
- a CDS encoding Hsp20/alpha crystallin family protein produces MSRRIFVPTLHSIFSNANRCNSTGNCGHYNGYNAYNDYHNRVSNYRIEEDDKNYIIEMDMPGVKKEDLEIGIKENILSISAKRKKTFKSENGESREEVISSYEQSFNISTKGIDVENIAANLNNGVLMVTLPKKEELKYEKKIEIKGE; encoded by the coding sequence ATGTCAAGAAGAATATTTGTACCAACTTTACATTCAATTTTTTCAAATGCTAATAGATGTAATTCAACAGGAAATTGCGGTCATTATAATGGCTACAATGCTTATAATGATTATCATAATAGAGTATCAAATTACAGAATAGAGGAAGATGATAAAAATTACATTATAGAAATGGATATGCCGGGCGTAAAAAAAGAGGATTTGGAAATAGGAATAAAAGAGAATATACTTTCCATATCTGCTAAAAGGAAAAAAACTTTCAAATCAGAAAATGGAGAGTCAAGAGAGGAAGTTATTTCAAGTTATGAGCAAAGCTTTAATATCAGCACAAAAGGAATTGATGTTGAAAATATAGCTGCCAATTTGAATAACGGCGTACTTATGGTAACACTTCCAAAGAAAGAAGAGCTTAAATATGAGAAGAAGATAGAAATCAAAGGAGAATAA
- a CDS encoding Hsp20/alpha crystallin family protein: protein MTKRLFFPALHSMLDDFRSFDEAFGSLYNNDEVRKLSHYNIEEDDKSYTIEMDMPGVRKEDLEIGIKENVLSIYAERKRVNKQKLIESSAENSENKENDNEVVVSKYEQSFNISTKGIDVENIEANLTDGVLKIVLPKKEEVKYEKKINIG, encoded by the coding sequence ATGACTAAAAGATTATTTTTTCCAGCTTTACATTCTATGTTAGATGATTTTAGAAGTTTTGACGAGGCATTCGGCAGTTTATATAACAATGATGAGGTTAGAAAATTATCTCATTACAATATAGAAGAAGATGATAAAAGTTACACTATAGAAATGGATATGCCGGGTGTAAGAAAAGAAGATTTAGAAATAGGTATAAAAGAAAATGTACTTTCTATATATGCTGAAAGAAAGAGAGTTAATAAACAAAAACTTATTGAGTCTTCAGCAGAAAATAGCGAGAACAAAGAAAATGATAATGAAGTGGTTGTTTCTAAATATGAACAAAGCTTTAATATCAGCACAAAAGGAATAGATGTTGAGAACATTGAAGCTAATTTGACAGACGGTGTTTTAAAAATAGTTCTTCCTAAAAAAGAGGAAGTAAAATATGAGAAGAAAATCAATATAGGTTAA
- a CDS encoding biotin--[acetyl-CoA-carboxylase] ligase: protein MGKNLKENIISILESNKGLFISGEKLANDLNVSRAAVWKVIKSLKNEGYDILSVSNKGYALSKETDILSSKIIKDNMPKYRDNFNFVIYKTVESTNIVARGMAMNGADSGTVVIAEEQTSGYGRNGKSFFSPYGTGIYMSIILNLKKEKKIFNSSFITTAAAMAVSKSIEEISNENTQIKWVNDVFINGKKVCGILTEGAFSFEDGKLDYAVIGIGINVNFPKNGFPEEINNIAVSINKMQNNKDIRNILIAKILERMYEYYFNNVAFYDEYKKRSFLIGKKVSLNIDNEEHIVKVLDIDKTFALVAEFQDGKIDRIVSGSVNHRVS, encoded by the coding sequence ATGGGAAAAAATTTAAAAGAAAATATAATATCAATACTAGAATCAAATAAGGGATTATTCATATCAGGCGAAAAACTAGCAAATGATTTGAATGTAAGTAGGGCTGCCGTTTGGAAAGTTATAAAATCTTTGAAAAATGAAGGTTATGATATTCTTTCTGTATCAAATAAAGGCTATGCTCTATCAAAAGAAACAGATATATTATCATCAAAAATAATAAAAGATAATATGCCTAAATATAGAGATAACTTCAACTTTGTAATATATAAAACTGTAGAATCTACAAATATTGTAGCAAGAGGCATGGCAATGAACGGAGCTGACAGCGGAACCGTAGTAATTGCAGAAGAACAAACAAGCGGATACGGAAGAAATGGAAAATCTTTCTTCTCGCCTTATGGTACAGGAATATATATGAGCATTATACTCAATCTAAAAAAAGAGAAAAAGATTTTTAATAGTTCTTTTATCACTACTGCTGCCGCTATGGCTGTGTCAAAATCTATAGAAGAAATTTCAAATGAAAATACCCAGATTAAATGGGTTAATGATGTATTTATAAATGGTAAAAAAGTATGCGGAATACTCACTGAAGGGGCTTTCAGTTTTGAAGATGGTAAATTAGATTATGCTGTTATAGGAATAGGTATAAATGTTAATTTCCCTAAGAATGGTTTTCCTGAAGAAATTAATAATATAGCTGTTTCAATAAATAAAATGCAAAATAACAAAGATATAAGAAATATTTTAATAGCTAAGATATTAGAAAGAATGTATGAATACTATTTTAATAATGTGGCATTCTATGATGAATACAAAAAACGTTCTTTTTTAATAGGAAAAAAAGTTTCGCTTAATATAGACAATGAAGAGCATATAGTAAAAGTATTGGATATAGATAAAACTTTTGCTCTCGTAGCGGAATTTCAAGACGGTAAAATTGATAGAATAGTTTCAGGAAGTGTAAATCATAGAGTATCATAA
- the bioD gene encoding dethiobiotin synthase, with translation MAKAIFITATGTDIGKTYVSGLIAKHMKDKGLNIGYYKAALSGSLDITDSDAWYVKQQADLLDSYDEMVSYTYKHAYSPHLAAQIEGNPPDIKVIKNAYKNIDNRHDYMIVEGSGGIICPIRYDNNQKIFLEDIIKELNIPSLIIADAGLGTINSTVLTIEYMRSKNLKVNGVILNRFEIANEMHDDNRKMIEEMTGVKIIGVVIDGILKLDEKI, from the coding sequence ATGGCTAAAGCTATTTTTATAACAGCAACAGGTACTGATATAGGTAAAACTTATGTATCAGGCTTAATTGCAAAACATATGAAAGATAAAGGATTGAATATCGGATACTATAAAGCAGCATTAAGCGGAAGTCTTGATATAACAGACAGCGATGCTTGGTATGTAAAACAGCAGGCCGATTTATTAGATTCTTATGATGAAATGGTGTCATACACTTATAAGCATGCCTATTCCCCTCATTTGGCAGCACAAATTGAGGGGAATCCTCCGGATATAAAGGTTATAAAAAATGCTTATAAAAATATAGATAACAGGCATGATTATATGATAGTAGAAGGAAGCGGCGGTATAATATGCCCTATTCGCTATGATAATAATCAAAAAATATTTTTAGAAGATATCATAAAAGAATTAAATATACCTTCTCTTATAATAGCGGATGCAGGACTTGGAACAATAAATTCTACAGTTTTAACTATAGAATATATGAGAAGTAAAAATCTAAAAGTTAATGGTGTGATATTAAATAGATTTGAAATTGCAAATGAAATGCATGATGATAATAGAAAAATGATAGAGGAGATGACAGGAGTAAAAATTATAGGCGTTGTTATAGACGGTATTTTAAAACTAGATGAAAAAATATAG
- the bioA gene encoding adenosylmethionine--8-amino-7-oxononanoate transaminase has product MTLEEKDLKYIWHPCSQMKDYEELPPIIIDRGKGIYLYDKNGKEYIDIVSSWWCNLLGHCNEKINANIKAQLDRLEHVIFANFSHEGAIKLCEELIKIIPNGLTKFNFSDNGSSSVEAALKMAFQYQHQIGNTKRTRFMCFTDGYHGETIGALSVGSLDLYAKIYKPMLMDTIHIEAPDCYRCKYNQNRDTCKCECFEDAEKKFKEYGEETCAVIVEPLLQASAGMRIYPPLYLKKLRELCDKYNVVFIVDEIATNFGRTGKMFACDHANITPDIMCISKGLTGGYMPMAITITTDKIYNAFYADYNEGKAFMHSHTYSGNPLGCSAALAVQKVLREDDIINKAQVRAKYLNNKLKEKLLDHKNIGEIRNIGLINAMELVTDKNTKEGFDSKLRMGYQIYRKALQRGLLLRPLGNVIYFNPPLIINEDEIDNAVDLCVSSINDILK; this is encoded by the coding sequence ATGACATTAGAAGAAAAGGATTTAAAATATATTTGGCATCCTTGCTCGCAGATGAAAGATTATGAGGAGCTTCCTCCAATCATTATAGACAGAGGAAAAGGAATTTATTTATACGATAAAAATGGAAAAGAGTATATTGATATTGTAAGTTCTTGGTGGTGCAATTTACTTGGGCATTGCAATGAAAAAATAAATGCCAATATCAAAGCACAGCTTGACAGATTAGAGCATGTAATATTTGCAAACTTCTCTCATGAAGGAGCTATTAAATTATGCGAAGAGCTTATAAAAATAATTCCTAATGGACTTACTAAATTCAATTTTTCTGATAATGGTTCTTCATCTGTAGAAGCTGCATTAAAAATGGCTTTTCAATATCAGCATCAAATAGGAAATACAAAAAGAACAAGATTCATGTGTTTTACTGATGGTTATCATGGTGAAACTATTGGTGCATTATCCGTTGGAAGTTTGGACTTATATGCAAAAATATACAAGCCAATGTTAATGGACACTATACATATAGAAGCACCTGACTGCTACAGATGTAAATACAATCAAAACAGAGATACTTGCAAATGCGAATGTTTTGAAGATGCTGAAAAAAAGTTTAAAGAATACGGAGAAGAAACTTGTGCCGTTATAGTAGAGCCTTTGCTTCAGGCTAGTGCAGGAATGAGAATATATCCTCCCCTATACTTGAAAAAATTAAGAGAGCTTTGCGATAAATACAATGTAGTTTTTATTGTTGATGAGATAGCTACAAATTTTGGACGCACAGGAAAAATGTTTGCATGCGATCATGCCAATATTACACCCGATATAATGTGTATTTCAAAAGGCTTAACAGGCGGATACATGCCTATGGCAATAACAATAACAACAGACAAAATATACAATGCTTTCTATGCTGACTATAATGAAGGAAAAGCATTCATGCATAGTCATACTTACAGCGGAAATCCTCTTGGCTGTTCTGCTGCTTTGGCTGTACAAAAAGTTTTGAGAGAAGATGATATTATAAATAAGGCACAAGTAAGAGCTAAATATTTAAATAATAAATTAAAAGAAAAATTACTTGATCATAAAAATATAGGAGAGATTAGAAATATAGGGCTTATCAATGCCATGGAATTAGTTACTGATAAAAATACAAAAGAAGGATTTGACTCTAAACTTAGAATGGGTTATCAAATATATAGAAAGGCACTTCAAAGAGGACTTCTATTAAGACCTTTGGGAAATGTAATTTATTTTAATCCGCCTTTAATTATAAATGAAGATGAAATAGATAATGCTGTTGATTTATGTGTATCTTCTATAAATGATATACTGAAATGA
- a CDS encoding peptide ABC transporter substrate-binding protein encodes MFKKIITAGLLMLLIVFVSCSKKEMSNNDIVINLAPEPLTMDPTLNTDNLTMIYILHAFEGLTKKDANNKIIGGAAESWDINKAGNIYTFHLRTNAKWSDGKEVKAQDFVYTWRRAVDPKTANKYSYYFEVIKNAKEVISGEKTIEELGVRAIDDYTFEVELNSPTAYFLELAAYPPFYPVREDIINEYGDDWTLKPATYIGNGAFKMTERNFDKSIILERNTNYWNNENIKPNKLTFLLMEEPNTSLAGVLNNSIHFAKPFPRNDIESLKQKGIVHIVPVAASYYYRFNLNKEVLKNEKVRKAISLAIDRDYIVKSITRCGERPAGSLVPYGINDIDGDFRTKAGEYIISSNYQKNIEEAKRLLSQAGYKNGRNFPVIDLLIATREFDINIADAVQSMLKENLNIDVRIVKHEWASYLQNMYDRNFDLAVYLWYADYNDPINFLNIFKSDAPNNYGSYSNKAFDDYIDIASTNKNNQIRMHALHLAENVFMNDNAIVPIYFYSEALLVSHKLKNVEYDSQGLYRFFNAYLE; translated from the coding sequence ATGTTCAAAAAAATAATTACTGCTGGTTTATTAATGCTGTTAATTGTATTCGTATCTTGTTCAAAAAAAGAAATGAGTAATAATGATATAGTTATAAATCTTGCGCCAGAGCCTTTAACTATGGATCCAACTTTAAACACAGACAATCTCACTATGATATATATTCTTCATGCTTTTGAAGGGCTTACAAAAAAAGATGCCAACAATAAAATAATAGGCGGAGCTGCTGAAAGCTGGGATATTAACAAAGCAGGCAATATCTACACTTTTCATTTGAGAACCAATGCTAAATGGAGCGACGGTAAAGAAGTTAAGGCACAAGACTTTGTTTATACTTGGAGGCGAGCCGTTGATCCAAAAACTGCTAACAAATACAGCTATTATTTTGAAGTGATAAAAAATGCCAAAGAAGTTATAAGCGGCGAAAAAACTATAGAAGAGCTTGGAGTAAGAGCAATAGACGATTATACATTTGAAGTGGAATTAAACAGCCCTACTGCATACTTTTTAGAGCTTGCTGCTTATCCTCCTTTTTATCCCGTTCGAGAAGATATAATAAATGAATATGGAGATGATTGGACTCTAAAGCCTGCAACATATATTGGAAATGGTGCTTTTAAAATGACTGAAAGGAATTTCGATAAAAGCATAATACTAGAAAGAAATACTAACTATTGGAACAATGAAAATATAAAGCCAAACAAATTAACTTTTCTTTTAATGGAAGAGCCTAATACTTCGCTTGCAGGTGTACTTAATAATTCAATTCATTTTGCAAAGCCTTTTCCTAGAAATGATATTGAAAGCCTAAAGCAAAAAGGAATAGTTCATATTGTACCAGTAGCTGCATCATATTATTACAGATTCAATCTAAACAAAGAAGTTTTAAAAAATGAAAAGGTAAGAAAAGCTATATCTTTAGCCATTGACAGAGATTATATAGTAAAATCAATCACAAGGTGCGGAGAGCGTCCGGCAGGAAGTTTAGTTCCTTATGGTATTAATGACATAGATGGAGATTTCAGAACTAAAGCAGGAGAGTATATAATATCTTCCAACTATCAGAAAAACATAGAAGAAGCTAAAAGATTATTATCTCAAGCAGGATACAAAAACGGAAGAAATTTTCCTGTAATTGATTTGCTTATAGCTACAAGAGAGTTTGACATAAATATTGCCGATGCTGTTCAGAGCATGCTTAAAGAGAATTTAAACATTGATGTAAGAATAGTTAAGCATGAATGGGCTTCTTATCTACAAAACATGTATGACAGAAATTTTGATTTAGCTGTTTATCTATGGTATGCCGATTATAATGATCCTATAAACTTTTTAAACATTTTTAAAAGTGATGCTCCAAACAATTACGGCTCATATTCAAACAAGGCATTTGATGATTACATTGACATAGCCTCCACAAACAAAAACAATCAGATAAGAATGCATGCACTTCATTTAGCAGAGAATGTTTTTATGAATGACAATGCTATAGTACCGATATATTTTTATTCTGAGGCACTTTTAGTATCTCATAAATTAAAAAATGTTGAATATGATTCTCAAGGCTTATATAGATTTTTTAATGCGTATTTAGAGTAG
- the xylB gene encoding xylulokinase: MNYYIGIDLGTSSVKSLIMTSNGKISALSQKDYDFDKPYYNFAEQDVNVWWESTIFTIKDSLNQLRKIDSNYKISGISFSGQMHGLVPLDKNGNALRKAILWCDSRSVKELNYINKKIGLDKIMQINHSPIAAGFLLPSLLWIKNNEPHIYEKIYKVILHKDYIRYKLTGIIASDITDAAATGVFDSDNSFWSDYIIKELNLDRNIFPDIFYPYEISGSITENASKETGLEIGIQVSYGGADQVMQAIGNGIINTNTASITIGTGGQILMPIDKPIYDKKNMASHTFNFLFPNTWYYLGAALSSGLALKWARNNFCNTDETFKNIDSKVKDIKSGSDGIIFLPYLAGERTPHMNSDASAMFLGLTLNHDRYHILRAVMEGVVYSLKDCFMILTDDLNIKCNRLIASGGGSYSDVWLQIQADILNMEIYVSKTKEQAALGAAITSAVADKEYSSYEEAIKNIITYNDKPVTPINENVKIYFEYYQIYKECYKRNFELMSKLKNIAY, translated from the coding sequence ATGAATTATTATATTGGTATAGATTTAGGAACTTCATCTGTAAAGAGTTTAATAATGACATCAAATGGCAAAATATCAGCATTATCTCAAAAAGATTATGATTTTGATAAGCCTTACTATAATTTTGCTGAGCAGGATGTTAATGTATGGTGGGAAAGCACTATATTTACTATAAAAGATTCTTTAAATCAATTAAGAAAAATAGATTCAAATTATAAAATTTCAGGGATAAGTTTTTCAGGGCAAATGCATGGGCTTGTGCCATTAGATAAAAACGGAAATGCTTTGAGAAAAGCTATATTATGGTGTGATTCAAGAAGCGTTAAAGAGCTTAATTATATAAATAAAAAAATAGGTTTAGACAAAATAATGCAAATCAATCATAGCCCTATAGCTGCAGGATTTTTACTTCCTTCTTTGCTTTGGATAAAAAACAATGAGCCTCATATTTATGAAAAGATTTATAAAGTAATTCTTCATAAAGACTATATAAGATATAAATTGACTGGTATAATTGCTTCCGATATAACTGATGCTGCTGCTACGGGGGTTTTTGACAGTGATAATTCTTTTTGGTCTGATTATATAATAAAAGAACTCAATTTAGATAGAAACATTTTTCCTGATATTTTTTATCCTTATGAGATATCAGGATCAATTACAGAGAATGCAAGTAAAGAAACTGGATTAGAAATAGGTATTCAGGTTTCATATGGCGGAGCTGATCAAGTTATGCAGGCTATAGGTAACGGCATAATAAATACAAACACTGCATCCATAACTATAGGGACAGGAGGACAAATTTTAATGCCTATAGATAAGCCTATTTATGATAAAAAGAATATGGCTTCTCATACTTTCAATTTTTTATTTCCTAATACTTGGTATTATTTGGGTGCTGCTTTATCTTCTGGGCTTGCTTTAAAATGGGCTAGGAATAATTTTTGCAATACTGATGAAACTTTTAAGAATATAGATTCAAAAGTAAAAGATATAAAATCTGGAAGTGATGGAATAATATTTCTTCCTTATTTAGCTGGCGAGAGAACTCCTCATATGAACAGTGATGCTTCTGCTATGTTTTTGGGATTGACTTTAAATCATGATAGATATCATATTTTAAGGGCTGTTATGGAGGGAGTTGTATATTCTTTAAAAGACTGCTTTATGATTTTAACTGATGATTTAAATATTAAATGCAATAGATTAATAGCTTCTGGAGGAGGTTCTTATAGTGATGTATGGCTTCAGATTCAGGCTGATATTTTAAATATGGAGATTTATGTTTCAAAGACTAAGGAGCAGGCAGCATTGGGGGCGGCTATAACTTCGGCTGTTGCTGATAAAGAGTATTCAAGCTATGAAGAGGCTATAAAAAATATTATAACTTACAATGACAAGCCTGTAACTCCTATTAATGAGAACGTTAAAATTTACTTTGAATATTATCAAATATATAAAGAATGCTATAAAAGAAATTTTGAATTGATGAGTAAATTAAAAAATATAGCTTATTAA